The genomic DNA TATACTCACAAAGTATGAGTTCATCACCTGATTCAGTCTGCTACTTGGATACTGCAATTCATTGTCGAATTAGTTCAGTTACATGCCACGCACTTCTCATTATACTTTTATAAAGGAGATCACCACATTTGCGTTATTATTACACAACAAATTTTTATTCAGTGTTTAAGAGACCTCAAATGTTTTAGCTTTAAAAAAAATGTGATGGTATCATTGAGCTGGAGAAGAGAGGCGCTTTGTAGCACCTGGAAGCCACGTTTTGAAGTATGCTTCAGCATCCGCATCTGCGTGAGTTAATGCACTTATAGGGGAAACAGTTATCTGAAATAAAAATGTTAGTCATGTTATTCTTTATCCTCTTTGTTCTCAGCCATTAAAGAAAATTAAGTTACATACATATCCTTCTTGAAGGGAGTGGTAGTCTGCATCTATTTCTCCCTCTTTGATTCCTAGAATCTGAGAAAGTAATAAAAAGCTGAATTAAGAAGAATTGCGTAAAAGTACACAAGAACGCTTGGCAAGAGTGAAAACCAGGAAGATATAGTGAAGAAAAGAACTCAGCCTTAAAGCACGTGGTAAGAAAACAATCAAATTTTCTAGTAGTGAAGATGCTGTAACAAAGAAAAAAGATTTTAAGAGAAAGATATCTCACTTCTCGCATAAAAACGAGACTGTTCTCAGAGTCTTGTGATACTTTCGTACCATTCATCTCAATTTTTGTCGAATCAGCTACCATAGTCATTGTTGATAATATTTTTCCAACTTGTGCTTCAGAAGTAATTTTCTTCCAACCCATTCTGATAATACTATTTCCCTGCTTTGTCAACTTGTATCCCTACAGAATGAGCAAACACAATTCAAGTCAAGCTACATGAAATTCTGAATTTTAACCAGTTTAGTATTTTAACAGAATACGCGAAAGATGGATCATTATAATCCATAGCCTGAGACTTAATCTTTGTTCTCTCCTAATATCATTAAAGCAGACGATGAAGGCTGTAAAAGCTGCAACTCTCACCTTATGATTCGAAATATCTGTAGGCATATCAACATTCAAAAAGCACTTCAGAGGGTATGTTTTACTTCTGACTTCAACTAAAATTGCACTTATTATGGGTAAGCAAGCCTCGGCAGAAAGTTTAAAGTCATTAGCAGTGCTCTTACCCCCCATCCTGGCAGTTGAGAACACAAAT from Apium graveolens cultivar Ventura chromosome 5, ASM990537v1, whole genome shotgun sequence includes the following:
- the LOC141661098 gene encoding uncharacterized protein LOC141661098, whose protein sequence is MDDVARYSLRYYPTPQRGIADWERSAVSHSITWMHPVHVKQVEIQGATAYAVSGTPADCASLGISGTLFPVVPDLVISGINMGCNSGYRIMYSGTVAGAREAFFYGIPSISISYDWMGGKSTANDFKLSAEACLPIISAILVEVRSKTYPLKCFLNVDMPTDISNHKGYKLTKQGNSIIRMGWKKITSEAQVGKILSTMTMVADSTKIEMNGTKVSQDSENSLVFMREILGIKEGEIDADYHSLQEGYITVSPISALTHADADAEAYFKTWLPGATKRLSSPAQ